ATTGAGCAGGGCCAGCAAGGCCTGCATCTTGTCTTCGCCAAATTGCTGCTGGATCTTCTGGTAGTTGATTTCCATGTCGCCGCTCATGGACTCGAAACAGGCCTGGCCCTTGTCGGTCAGGGTGATGAACAGGCGGCGCTGGTCTTCCGGCGACTTGCGGCGGCTGACGTACTGGTCGCGCTCCAGGCGGGTCAGTACCCCGGTCATGCTCGGCGGCAGGATGCAGGCCATCTTCGCCAGCTGGTGGCTCTCCAGCTCGCCGTTCTGGCGCAGGATGCGGATCACCCGCCACTGCTGCTCGGTCAGGTCGTGCTGGTTCAGCGAGGGGCGGAAAAACGCCATGGCGGCCTCACGGGCCTGCAACAGGGTCAGGGTCAGGGAAGGTCTGGGTGTGTTCATCAAGGCGTCGGTCGAGGGCTGGGAAACAGAGGCGCGAACATTAACACATTCATAATCGCCAGCCGACAGGCAAAACAAAGCCCGATCAGGCGGGGCCTGATCGGGCTCTGAGTTCAAGCCGGCCGAGGGTTACTCGGTGGCCAGTACTCCGCGACGCACCTGGTCGCGTTCGATCGATTCGAACAGTGCCTTGAAGTTGCCTTCACCGAAACCGTCGTCACCTTTACGCTGGATGAATTCGAAGAACACCGGCCCCATCAGGGTTTCCGAGAAGATCTGCAGCAGCAGGCGCTTGTCGCCGGCTTCCGAAGAACCGTCCAGCAGGAT
This genomic stretch from Pseudomonas sp. Os17 harbors:
- the hpaR gene encoding homoprotocatechuate degradation operon regulator HpaR: MNTPRPSLTLTLLQAREAAMAFFRPSLNQHDLTEQQWRVIRILRQNGELESHQLAKMACILPPSMTGVLTRLERDQYVSRRKSPEDQRRLFITLTDKGQACFESMSGDMEINYQKIQQQFGEDKMQALLALLNELKQIKP